The Arachis ipaensis cultivar K30076 chromosome B07, Araip1.1, whole genome shotgun sequence genome includes a window with the following:
- the LOC107606819 gene encoding uncharacterized protein LOC107606819: MALVKWEVIQAPKRLGGLGVGDAVVCNTALLFKWWWQFSKEECPLWKKVVYSCNNLNPNDLLSSQSLPIRGVLQVDMAPEDISSYSFTRSIWKGLVPPRVELFVWFGLTGRVNTKERLCRFGAINQEDSLCVLCKMGDENVHHLFLGCNFSWQVWGAWISHVGLHWIYPGTVKEHFQSWTEFSSNKEERKRWMVCFCAIMWNIWLERNRRIFQNKEKGAQEVISLAVQSYTEWLGADPFSC; this comes from the exons ATGGCCTTGGTGAAGTGGGAAGTGATACAAGCTCCTAAAAGGTTAGGTGGATTGGGAGTTGGAGACGCTGTAGTATGCAACACAGCCcttctgtttaagtggtggtggcagtTCTCTAAGGAAGAGTGTCCTTTGTGGAAGAAGGTGGTTTACTCGTGTAATAACTTGAATCCAAACGACCTTCTATCCTCGCAGAGCTTACCTATTCGGGGG gtgttgcaggTAGATATGGCTCCAGAGGATATATCAAGTTACAGCTTTACTAGGTCTATCTGGAAAGGGCTTGTCCCCCCTAGAGTGGAGTTatttgtttggtttggtttgacTGGCAGGGTCAATACGAAGGAGAGACTGTGTCGATTCGGGGCTATTAACCAAGAAGATTCTCTCTGTGTCTTGTGTAAAATGGGTGATGAGAATGTTCACCACTTGTTTCTTGGCTGTAATTTTTCTTGGCAAGTTTGGGGTGCTTGGATATCTCATGTTGGTTTGCATTGGATATACCCGGGTACAGTAAAGGAGCATTTCCAGAGCTGGACTGAGTTCTCAAGCAACAAGGAGGAGCGCAAGAGATGGATGGTATGCTTTTGTGCCATTATGTGGAACATTTGGTTGGAACGTAACCGGAGAATTTttcagaataaagaaaaaggagcaCAGGAGGTTATAAGCTTAGCTGTTCAGAGTTACACTGAGTGGTTAGGTGCTGACCCAtttagttgttga